The Vibrio crassostreae genomic interval TAACTCCACTAAGTAGAGTCTCATCTATACTGCAATTCAGCTGAACTTTGCGCGCTAAGCGCTGTTCCAATTTGCTGCTGATCTCTGCGCATTGTTCTTCAGAAAGTTCTACCGCTGAAGTAACTTCAACGTCGATCTCTTTCTCATACTCTTTTTTGAGTATAAAGAACTCTTTACAAACATCAGGAAAAGCCATTAAGCGGCCATTCTCTGCCATCACTTTAATTAAGTTCTGACCGAATTCATCAAATTGTTCGCCACAAATTACAATGAATACTTCAGCTAATTTTTCAGCAGTCATAGAACCGCTTAATAAATTATGAACATCATCATTTTGTGCCACTTCGGCAGCAAAAGTAAGCATCTGACCCCATTGGTCTAGCTCACCTTTATCTACCGCAAAGTCAAACGCTGCTTTAGCATAGGGGCGTGCGA includes:
- the atpH gene encoding F0F1 ATP synthase subunit delta; amino-acid sequence: MSDLTTIARPYAKAAFDFAVDKGELDQWGQMLTFAAEVAQNDDVHNLLSGSMTAEKLAEVFIVICGEQFDEFGQNLIKVMAENGRLMAFPDVCKEFFILKKEYEKEIDVEVTSAVELSEEQCAEISSKLEQRLARKVQLNCSIDETLLSGVIIRAGDLVIDNSARSRLDRLSDALQS